One window of Thermacetogenium phaeum DSM 12270 genomic DNA carries:
- a CDS encoding sigma-54-dependent Fis family transcriptional regulator, with translation MPNNGTVSRSIAIAWKIFVNTGKIPATVRSEIAESWLRSRRAGVDPWDGVSHRVLSAEQLEALLYKKRSLIDVARPFMTNLYHFVAGSGFIVLLSDEQGFIMEVMGDSDILKNAAELNLIRGASWIEEETGTNGLGTALAIRRPIQVSGEEHYCQKVHGWTCSAAPIYDDDGRVIGALQMSGPSFKTHPHTLGMVVAAVEAIRSQLRLQRRNSELVLLNNRLGNIFHTVSDGVVVVDRNGLIEQVNPAAEKILSKPDSEIRGAMFKEFVERDPGIEELLTTGKSYTDKEVIVNNRTGIVYCLSSGKPIQDEKGAITDGVIFLNPINKIRNLVNRLSGAQATYTFADIIGRNKKLLKAVQLAKLAATNDSNVLLQGESGTGKEVFAQAIHNASSRRNGPFIAVNCGAIPRELIGSELFGYDEGAFTGARRGGRPGKFELASGGTLFLDEIGDMPLEHQVALLRVLQDKRITRIGGEKVIAVDVRVICATNKDLKLEVARGNFREDLFYRLNVISISLPPLRERREDIPLLFDVFFEEICKKMHVDIRDVDPRVIPCLQRYHWPGNIREFQNVIERMVNVAAGQSIRLEHLPEEIVCPHSSGLQPEGDGAPRETTLLAERNRIKRLLAEKERQEISLLLVKNKGNLSKVARELGISRSSLYRKLRKLDILSKGD, from the coding sequence ATGCCAAACAACGGAACAGTTTCCCGTAGTATCGCCATAGCGTGGAAGATCTTCGTGAATACTGGCAAGATCCCCGCTACCGTGCGTTCAGAGATAGCGGAGTCCTGGCTGCGTTCCAGGCGGGCTGGTGTTGACCCATGGGATGGCGTCAGCCACCGGGTTTTAAGTGCCGAGCAACTTGAAGCACTGCTTTACAAAAAGAGGAGCTTAATCGACGTTGCCAGGCCTTTTATGACCAATCTCTATCATTTTGTAGCCGGTTCCGGTTTCATCGTTTTGCTGTCCGACGAACAGGGCTTCATCATGGAGGTTATGGGTGACAGTGATATCCTCAAAAATGCCGCAGAATTGAATCTTATCAGGGGAGCCAGTTGGATAGAAGAGGAGACGGGCACAAATGGTCTGGGCACCGCCTTGGCCATCAGAAGGCCAATTCAGGTTTCGGGAGAAGAGCATTATTGTCAGAAGGTGCATGGCTGGACATGCTCAGCGGCGCCAATTTACGATGATGACGGCAGGGTAATCGGCGCCCTTCAGATGTCGGGACCCTCGTTCAAGACTCACCCGCACACCCTGGGCATGGTGGTGGCCGCAGTGGAGGCAATCCGCAGTCAACTCCGTCTTCAGCGGCGGAACAGCGAGCTTGTCCTGCTCAATAACCGGCTGGGCAATATTTTCCATACCGTTTCAGACGGGGTTGTAGTGGTGGACAGGAACGGTCTGATCGAACAGGTTAATCCGGCGGCGGAAAAAATCTTGTCAAAGCCGGACAGCGAGATAAGGGGAGCCATGTTCAAAGAGTTTGTTGAGCGGGACCCGGGTATCGAAGAACTTCTGACGACCGGTAAAAGCTATACCGACAAGGAGGTGATTGTTAACAACAGAACGGGGATTGTCTATTGCCTCTCATCAGGCAAGCCGATTCAGGATGAAAAGGGTGCGATCACCGATGGAGTGATCTTTCTTAACCCCATCAATAAAATCAGAAATCTGGTCAACCGCCTCAGTGGTGCCCAGGCCACTTACACCTTTGCTGACATCATTGGTCGTAACAAGAAGCTTTTAAAGGCTGTGCAACTGGCCAAACTGGCTGCCACCAACGACAGCAATGTGCTGCTGCAGGGGGAGAGCGGCACCGGCAAGGAGGTCTTTGCCCAGGCGATTCATAATGCTAGTTCCCGTAGAAACGGGCCGTTTATCGCGGTGAATTGCGGTGCCATACCCAGAGAACTGATCGGAAGTGAGTTGTTCGGCTATGATGAAGGAGCGTTTACAGGGGCACGGCGGGGTGGCAGGCCCGGTAAATTCGAGCTGGCCTCGGGGGGCACCCTTTTCTTGGATGAGATCGGAGATATGCCCTTGGAACATCAGGTAGCCTTGCTACGGGTACTACAGGACAAAAGAATCACCCGCATCGGCGGAGAAAAGGTGATTGCCGTGGATGTGCGGGTGATTTGTGCCACCAATAAAGACCTGAAACTGGAGGTCGCCAGGGGTAATTTCCGCGAGGACCTCTTTTACAGGCTAAACGTGATCTCAATCTCCCTACCGCCCCTGCGTGAGCGGCGTGAGGATATACCACTTCTTTTTGATGTCTTCTTCGAAGAGATTTGCAAGAAAATGCATGTTGACATCAGGGATGTGGACCCCCGCGTGATTCCTTGCCTCCAGCGGTACCACTGGCCCGGTAATATCCGCGAGTTTCAAAATGTGATAGAGAGGATGGTTAATGTGGCCGCCGGGCAGAGTATCCGTCTGGAACACCTGCCCGAAGAAATTGTCTGCCCACACTCTTCCGGTTTGCAACCAGAGGGGGATGGGGCGCCCCGAGAAACGACCTTGCTCGCCGAGCGAAACAGGATCAAACGACTGCTGGCCGAAAAAGAGCGCCAGGAAATTTCCCTTCTTTTGGTCAAAAATAAGGGGAATCTTAGCAAGGTGGCGCGGGAACTGGGAATTTCCCGTAGTTCCCTCTACAGAAAATTGCGCAAACTTGATATCCTTTCTAAAGGTGACTGA